The following are from one region of the Candidatus Eremiobacteraceae bacterium genome:
- a CDS encoding class II fumarate hydratase: protein MNDRSDSATRAERDSMGEMQVPAHALYGASTQRAVLNFPISDLRYPRRFIKALGQIKLAAAQTNGELGLIDEGVARAVVEAAQEVVDGKHDAHFVVDIFQTGSGTSTNMNANEVIAHVVAGHKRTDKKVHQNDHVNFGQSSNDVIPTATHVAAASAIKEDLLPALHTLQSSLEKKSQEFWQIVKTGRTHLQDATPIRLGQEFLGYAGQIERARKRANHALDELCEVALGGTAVGTGINTHPEFAKRTCAKLAEMTGLPIRETSNHFQAQSSLDNCVAASGALKTIAVSLTKIANDIRWLGSGPRAGIGELELPAVQPGSSIMPGKVNPVICESVLMVCVQVIGNDAAITVGGQSGNFEINLTMPIVGYDLLQSISLLAHACTNFAKQCVDGLKATDKGPQMVERGLAICTSLAPIIGYDAAADIAKVAAKTGKTIREVAREKTKLSDAELDSILNPALMCEPSADRVGAGGG, encoded by the coding sequence ATGAACGACAGATCGGACAGCGCAACGCGGGCTGAACGCGACTCGATGGGCGAGATGCAGGTCCCCGCGCACGCATTGTACGGCGCGAGCACACAGCGCGCCGTGCTCAATTTTCCGATCAGCGACCTTCGCTATCCGCGGCGCTTTATCAAAGCACTGGGTCAGATCAAACTCGCGGCGGCGCAGACCAACGGCGAACTGGGGTTGATCGACGAGGGCGTCGCCCGCGCCGTCGTAGAGGCCGCGCAAGAAGTCGTCGACGGTAAGCACGACGCGCACTTCGTAGTGGACATCTTCCAAACCGGCTCGGGAACGTCCACCAACATGAATGCGAATGAAGTGATCGCCCACGTGGTCGCCGGCCACAAGCGCACCGACAAGAAAGTGCACCAGAACGACCACGTCAATTTCGGCCAGAGCTCCAACGACGTGATTCCGACCGCGACGCACGTCGCCGCCGCCAGCGCCATCAAAGAAGATCTGCTGCCGGCGCTGCACACGCTGCAATCCTCGCTTGAGAAGAAGAGCCAGGAGTTCTGGCAGATCGTCAAGACCGGCCGCACGCACTTGCAAGACGCGACGCCGATCCGCCTTGGTCAGGAATTCCTCGGCTACGCGGGTCAGATAGAACGCGCTCGCAAACGCGCGAATCACGCGCTCGACGAACTATGCGAGGTCGCGCTCGGCGGCACTGCGGTGGGCACCGGCATCAACACACATCCCGAGTTCGCCAAGCGGACGTGCGCGAAGCTGGCGGAAATGACCGGCCTTCCCATCCGCGAGACGTCGAACCATTTTCAAGCGCAATCGAGCTTGGACAATTGCGTTGCGGCGAGCGGCGCGCTCAAGACGATCGCGGTATCGCTGACGAAGATCGCCAACGACATCCGCTGGCTCGGATCCGGTCCGCGCGCCGGCATCGGTGAGTTGGAATTGCCAGCCGTTCAGCCCGGTTCGTCCATCATGCCGGGCAAAGTCAATCCCGTGATCTGCGAGAGCGTGCTGATGGTCTGCGTGCAGGTGATCGGGAACGACGCAGCCATCACGGTCGGCGGACAGAGCGGCAACTTCGAGATCAATCTCACGATGCCGATCGTCGGCTATGATCTGCTTCAGTCGATCTCGCTGCTCGCGCACGCCTGTACGAACTTCGCCAAGCAATGCGTGGACGGTCTCAAAGCGACCGACAAGGGCCCGCAGATGGTCGAGCGCGGACTTGCGATCTGCACATCGCTCGCACCCATCATCGGATACGACGCGGCCGCCGATATCGCCAAAGTCGCTGCCAAGACCGGTAAGACGATCCGCGAAGTAGCGCGCGAGAAGACGAAGCTGTCCGACGCCGAGCTCGACTCGATCCTCAACCCGGCGCTGATGTGCGAACCGAGCGCGGATCGCGTCGGCGCCGGAGGCGGATAA
- a CDS encoding NAD(P)-dependent oxidoreductase, translating to MKTIGLVGVGAMGEPIGATLLRAGMTLRICAHRRRERVDRLIAAGAVEASDPAAVADGCDVLIMALPDSPQVEEALFGSRGAAPSLRRGSYVIDMSTISPVASRDFHKRLAERGVAMIDAPVSGGPARAADGTLAIMAGGEPESYAACEPILRLLGTPTRVGPPGMGETVKLVNQIIISSVMIANIEGMLFAKKAGADIDLVRRVIGSATGSNYILEKWLPQTWFAGSHKGGFALDLLRKDLNAALKAAETMGLSMVLSTCAAQRYGEAARDGLGADDYSAVAVPYERAAGVNITD from the coding sequence ATGAAAACGATCGGCCTGGTCGGCGTCGGCGCGATGGGCGAACCGATCGGCGCCACGCTGTTGCGCGCCGGCATGACGCTGCGCATCTGTGCTCACCGCCGCCGCGAGCGAGTCGATCGCCTCATCGCAGCGGGCGCCGTGGAAGCGTCAGATCCCGCCGCCGTCGCCGACGGCTGCGACGTGCTGATCATGGCGCTGCCGGACTCGCCGCAAGTCGAAGAGGCGCTTTTCGGCTCGCGCGGCGCGGCGCCGTCATTGCGGCGCGGCTCCTACGTCATCGACATGTCGACCATATCTCCCGTAGCGTCGCGCGACTTTCACAAGCGTCTCGCGGAGCGCGGCGTCGCCATGATCGACGCGCCGGTCTCCGGCGGCCCGGCGCGAGCGGCCGACGGCACGCTTGCGATCATGGCCGGCGGCGAACCGGAATCGTACGCTGCCTGCGAGCCGATCCTCCGCTTGCTCGGCACCCCCACGCGCGTCGGTCCCCCGGGTATGGGCGAGACGGTCAAACTCGTGAATCAGATCATCATCTCATCCGTCATGATCGCGAACATCGAAGGGATGCTCTTCGCAAAAAAGGCGGGCGCCGATATCGACCTCGTGCGCCGCGTGATCGGCTCCGCGACCGGTTCGAACTACATCCTGGAGAAGTGGCTGCCGCAGACCTGGTTTGCGGGATCGCACAAGGGCGGATTCGCGCTCGATCTCTTGCGTAAGGATCTCAATGCCGCGCTGAAAGCGGCAGAAACGATGGGCCTATCGATGGTCCTTTCCACGTGTGCCGCTCAGCGCTACGGCGAGGCGGCGAGGGACGGCCTTGGCGCCGACGATTATAGCGCGGTCGCTGTGCCGTACGAACGCGCCGCCGGCGTCAATATCACCGATTAA
- a CDS encoding winged helix-turn-helix domain-containing protein, protein MSQDGSNSPNGARLGALEYSFGPYRMRTDDMILYFRDAAVPLAPKVAQTLLALLERAGRVVSKEELLETVWGGAAIEDANLSQNIYTLRRQFEATAGESLIETLPRRGYRFAGRVRRAAPDRRGRRRSLLVANALLAAATACAGCGAALIVFASTVGVRAPVTTAPPALAASQAYWTGWLYYREGTDEGFRTALRSFKQAADLQPSDPRGAAGEAMTYASLADSEGDSPSAVADSAHADWLAYHVLANHRDSAAALAAKGFVEFDIDGAFAAATRDLRRAEHLDPQSAPSYIWYGSVLLWQGRLSAAREQLSHATRLDSSLPSLDYLLAWDYYFSRDFDNAIAFAKLAIADPWTENAGRLLLAAADEGAGRFKPAIAAVADLAPGPTDDIAASATRAHVYATMGDRVDAARELRTVERLSERYKQRPLLTAVAYLANGRLDETFAWLSRLSQIDRTVLEMDPRLDRARQDPRFSKWLHG, encoded by the coding sequence ATGTCTCAAGACGGCTCGAATTCTCCGAACGGTGCGCGCCTCGGCGCGCTTGAATATTCGTTTGGCCCCTATCGCATGCGCACCGACGACATGATCCTGTATTTTCGGGATGCTGCTGTTCCGCTCGCGCCAAAGGTCGCGCAGACGCTGCTCGCGCTGCTCGAGCGCGCCGGACGGGTTGTATCTAAGGAAGAACTTCTCGAGACCGTGTGGGGCGGCGCCGCGATAGAGGACGCGAATCTTTCGCAGAACATCTATACGCTGCGGCGCCAATTCGAGGCGACCGCCGGCGAATCGCTCATCGAGACGCTCCCGCGCCGCGGCTACCGGTTCGCCGGACGCGTCAGGCGCGCGGCTCCCGATCGTAGGGGGAGAAGACGGTCTTTGCTCGTTGCGAACGCTTTACTCGCAGCAGCGACCGCGTGCGCGGGGTGCGGGGCCGCGCTCATCGTCTTTGCGAGCACCGTCGGCGTGCGCGCCCCGGTGACGACGGCCCCGCCGGCGCTCGCTGCCAGCCAAGCCTACTGGACAGGCTGGTTGTACTATCGCGAAGGCACTGACGAAGGATTCCGCACTGCGCTGCGCTCGTTCAAGCAAGCAGCGGACTTGCAGCCTTCGGATCCGCGCGGTGCCGCCGGCGAGGCGATGACCTATGCTTCGCTCGCGGACAGTGAGGGAGATTCGCCCTCGGCCGTCGCCGATAGCGCGCATGCTGACTGGCTTGCATATCACGTGCTCGCAAATCATCGCGATTCCGCCGCTGCACTCGCGGCAAAGGGATTCGTTGAATTCGACATCGATGGCGCCTTTGCGGCCGCGACGCGCGATCTACGGCGCGCCGAACATCTCGATCCGCAGAGCGCGCCGTCTTACATATGGTACGGCAGTGTGCTGCTCTGGCAAGGAAGATTATCGGCGGCGCGCGAGCAGCTGTCGCACGCGACGCGGCTTGATTCGTCGCTTCCGAGCCTGGACTATCTGTTGGCGTGGGACTACTATTTCAGCCGCGACTTCGACAACGCGATCGCTTTCGCCAAGCTCGCAATCGCCGACCCGTGGACCGAAAATGCAGGCCGCCTGCTGCTCGCCGCAGCCGATGAGGGCGCAGGCCGATTCAAGCCCGCGATCGCCGCAGTTGCGGATCTGGCTCCCGGACCGACGGATGACATCGCCGCGAGCGCCACGCGCGCCCACGTCTACGCGACGATGGGTGATCGTGTCGACGCAGCTCGCGAGCTCCGTACGGTCGAGCGGCTCAGCGAGCGCTATAAGCAGCGGCCTTTGCTAACCGCCGTCGCGTATCTCGCAAACGGCCGGTTAGACGAGACGTTCGCTTGGCTCTCGCGCCTATCGCAGATCGATCGCACCGTTCTCGAAATGGACCCGCGCCTTGATCGCGCGCGACAAGATCCGCGGTTCTCGAAATGGCTCCACGGCTAA
- a CDS encoding zinc-binding dehydrogenase, producing MMTYATLDGPRTISWRDKPLPNPGPGEVLVRIRAALTCGTDLKTFRRGHPKLQFGPFGHEASGDVIAIGEGVTSFSPGDPVMWVQTAPCGGCEACRAAKENLCEKLFDDIALGAYGTHLLLPDKIVRRNLYRKPAHLSYMEAAFLEPLACVVHGWSVLRRANAREPLPHDVAIVGAGTIGLLHLLNAVQAGVHATVIARGADRLDLAMRLGADEVLDAVKVEDDPADRAINAARFDAVIECGGTAESWNTAVRLVAPGGRVLLFGGLPAGERVALDAGRIHYDELTLLGTFHFSPDDVREARDLLAGGAANVKPLVSGIEPMSALPSVFERLDKREGFKYALVPEPARVGWI from the coding sequence ATGATGACCTACGCCACGCTTGACGGACCGCGCACGATCAGCTGGCGCGACAAACCTCTGCCGAATCCAGGACCGGGCGAGGTGCTCGTACGGATTCGCGCGGCGCTGACGTGCGGCACCGACCTCAAAACGTTTCGGCGCGGACATCCAAAGCTGCAATTCGGGCCTTTCGGGCACGAAGCTTCCGGTGACGTGATCGCGATCGGCGAGGGCGTGACATCGTTCTCTCCTGGAGATCCCGTCATGTGGGTGCAGACCGCACCCTGCGGCGGCTGCGAGGCATGCCGCGCCGCCAAAGAAAATCTTTGCGAAAAGCTCTTCGACGACATCGCGCTCGGCGCATACGGCACGCACTTACTGCTGCCCGACAAAATCGTGCGGCGCAATCTCTATCGAAAACCCGCGCACCTCTCGTACATGGAGGCCGCGTTCTTGGAGCCATTAGCCTGCGTCGTGCATGGCTGGTCGGTTCTCCGCCGCGCGAACGCACGAGAGCCGCTTCCGCACGACGTGGCGATCGTCGGCGCAGGCACGATCGGATTGCTCCACCTGCTCAACGCGGTGCAAGCCGGTGTGCATGCGACCGTCATAGCGCGCGGCGCAGATCGACTCGACCTTGCCATGCGGCTCGGCGCCGACGAGGTCCTCGACGCGGTGAAGGTCGAGGACGATCCTGCGGACCGCGCCATAAACGCGGCGCGTTTCGATGCGGTGATCGAATGCGGCGGAACGGCCGAGAGCTGGAACACCGCGGTTCGACTCGTCGCACCTGGCGGGCGCGTTCTTCTGTTCGGCGGACTGCCGGCGGGCGAGCGCGTAGCCTTGGACGCGGGCCGCATCCATTACGACGAACTAACCCTCCTCGGCACCTTCCATTTCTCGCCGGACGACGTTCGCGAAGCGCGGGACCTGCTCGCGGGAGGCGCGGCAAACGTGAAACCGCTCGTGAGCGGCATCGAGCCGATGAGCGCGTTGCCGAGCGTGTTTGAGCGGCTCGATAAGCGCGAAGGCTTCAAGTATGCTTTAGTCCCAGAGCCCGCGCGCGTCGGGTGGATTTGA
- a CDS encoding zinc-binding dehydrogenase: protein MPTTTRAAVYDRDGSITLKDLALDAPAKGELVVRITACGICPGEVLAWYVARKAPFVLGHEPVGVIERCGDGAAPGSNGAKPFAVGERVFIHHHAPCMTCRSCLRGDHVQCATWRSTHLVPGGMATFAVVPEANVRADVLRLPDALGDDAATLIEPLATVVKSVRRSRMRARDRVLVIGLGVMGLLHIALMRHRNAGFVLAADRVPERLACATRMGADRVLDVSTDKIEELVASETGGDGADVVIVGPGSTDAMESALRCAARGGTIVLFTPLPERDRWELPVHDVYFKDLTITASYSAGPDDTREALALLNGGLDVAPLFTHRFPLDGVVDAYRLVAQAREALKVVVYPGAR, encoded by the coding sequence ATGCCGACGACGACACGCGCGGCGGTCTACGACCGCGATGGCAGCATAACGCTAAAGGATCTAGCGCTCGACGCGCCCGCCAAGGGCGAACTCGTCGTGCGCATCACCGCGTGCGGCATTTGCCCGGGCGAGGTGCTCGCGTGGTACGTCGCGCGCAAAGCACCGTTCGTGCTCGGGCACGAACCGGTCGGAGTCATCGAACGCTGTGGTGACGGTGCTGCGCCAGGCTCCAACGGCGCAAAGCCGTTCGCGGTCGGCGAACGTGTCTTCATCCACCATCACGCACCGTGCATGACGTGCCGATCCTGCCTACGCGGCGACCACGTCCAGTGCGCGACGTGGCGTTCGACCCACCTCGTGCCGGGAGGCATGGCGACCTTTGCGGTCGTGCCCGAAGCAAACGTGCGCGCCGACGTGCTGCGCCTGCCCGATGCGCTCGGTGACGACGCCGCAACATTGATCGAACCGCTTGCGACCGTCGTCAAGTCGGTGCGCCGTTCGCGCATGCGCGCGCGCGATCGCGTGTTAGTCATCGGCCTCGGCGTCATGGGTCTACTGCACATCGCGCTGATGCGCCATCGCAACGCGGGGTTTGTGCTCGCGGCCGATCGCGTGCCCGAGCGTCTCGCATGCGCCACGCGCATGGGCGCCGATCGCGTGCTCGATGTCTCGACGGATAAGATCGAAGAACTCGTCGCATCGGAGACCGGCGGAGACGGCGCCGACGTCGTGATCGTCGGGCCGGGGTCCACAGATGCGATGGAGAGCGCGTTGCGCTGCGCAGCGCGCGGCGGTACGATCGTGCTTTTCACCCCGCTGCCGGAACGCGATCGCTGGGAGCTGCCGGTACATGACGTCTACTTCAAAGACCTCACGATCACCGCAAGTTACTCCGCCGGACCGGACGATACGCGCGAAGCGCTGGCGCTTCTGAACGGCGGACTCGACGTCGCGCCGCTCTTCACCCATCGTTTCCCCTTAGACGGCGTCGTCGATGCATACCGGCTCGTCGCGCAAGCGCGCGAAGCGCTCAAAGTCGTCGTATATCCAGGTGCGCGATGA
- a CDS encoding cupin domain-containing protein has product MKHEFDPASFSWRGIETEGYRAGREDLPDQGYRGVTRFTITSRESVPCNFEVRYFEIAPGGYTRLERHAHVHSVTVLRGSGYAIVGSEIHGLGSHDHVYVPPQTLHQFVNDGDAPLGFLCVVDGERDRPEQPNARDLDLLNSNDATRGRYKL; this is encoded by the coding sequence ATGAAGCATGAGTTTGATCCGGCCTCATTCTCCTGGCGCGGCATCGAGACAGAAGGCTACCGTGCGGGGCGAGAGGATCTTCCGGATCAAGGCTACCGCGGCGTCACGCGCTTCACGATCACGTCGCGCGAAAGCGTTCCTTGCAACTTTGAAGTCCGCTACTTCGAGATCGCGCCCGGCGGGTATACGCGGCTCGAGCGGCACGCGCACGTGCATTCCGTGACGGTGCTGCGCGGTTCGGGCTATGCGATTGTTGGTTCGGAGATCCACGGGCTCGGATCGCACGATCACGTCTACGTACCGCCGCAGACGCTGCATCAATTCGTCAACGACGGCGACGCGCCGCTCGGATTTCTCTGCGTGGTCGACGGTGAGCGCGATCGGCCCGAGCAGCCGAACGCGCGCGATCTAGACCTCTTGAATAGTAATGATGCGACACGCGGGCGATATAAGCTGTAG
- a CDS encoding zinc-dependent metalloprotease, whose translation MTRFLACIASLSSLIVAISAAGPVQAAGSASPNPAASPSDYQQFVAGLTPQNGLFTLWRKDGKVYLELTKDQLDTDFIETSTPETGMGGLGVAPGNPYYQLARVMRFSRQDNNVVITFPNTSFVAPDGSPSALAISQNFPPSVLAVEPLAATDPATGNVVIDASPFLGDVSDITDGIRGISQDPQSQYHLDRGKSLFGVSKDFPDNVILEAVQTWTTDLPDASVDNMIDPRNFQLKMKYNIAKAPPAGSYMPRIADDRVGYYPNILLDYEANLARARQLRYILRWDVRPSDPSKALSPAIHPMVYYLSDTIPFEYRQPIKDALLTWNKAFEKIGISGAVQVRNQPTDPSWDPDDINVNVVHWLTQAYNGGYAQAGTVWDPRTGQILKTSIVIDADLVHFSGLTIQDYVAPTIDAATPRAPFSDELRYGQEARASAAFGMYALAAMGAPLSQSQLLKYAQDSLKAIVLHESGHEWGLQHNFIASEAYSAKQLQSKAFTSRYGIVNSVMEYTPVNLWPRGVSQGALFQTVLGPYDYYAIHWGYAAIPGAATPQAEVPTLSQWAQVWQQPFYRFAMDEDVQWGNGHAIDPRVNQFDLSNDNVGWCGAQLSIADDLIGKISKRFTSLGDTHDAQQQAFGAAWRVISRCVSFANHYVAGEYVSRAHIGDPGAPLPLTAVSRSDARRAFDLLDRRLLGANAFSYPAQTLRQMVYTEWVTDFPQPLWAYNPPLRHDVPVATLAESLQAATLSRLFQPTMLQRLDDLSLKYPAGSTMSLADLFAWTQASVFGDLRSNGAPSEIHRSVQQWYAHLLAGLVLSPGAGTPYDAQSLARAELVDLQSELNAARSRGGHDAMTAAHLASLQVLVDRTLNAQIALPAPG comes from the coding sequence ATGACGCGTTTCTTGGCATGCATCGCTTCCTTATCGTCGCTGATCGTCGCGATCTCCGCGGCCGGGCCGGTCCAAGCGGCCGGATCTGCAAGTCCGAATCCGGCGGCTTCGCCGAGCGACTACCAGCAGTTCGTCGCCGGCCTGACGCCGCAGAACGGCCTCTTCACGCTGTGGCGTAAAGATGGAAAAGTCTATCTCGAGTTGACCAAGGATCAACTCGACACCGACTTCATCGAGACGTCCACGCCGGAAACGGGGATGGGCGGTCTTGGCGTCGCGCCGGGCAATCCATATTACCAACTGGCGCGCGTCATGCGCTTTTCGCGTCAAGACAACAACGTCGTCATCACGTTCCCGAACACGTCGTTCGTCGCGCCCGACGGATCGCCGTCTGCGCTTGCGATCTCGCAAAACTTTCCGCCATCCGTTCTGGCGGTGGAACCGCTCGCCGCGACCGACCCGGCTACCGGCAATGTCGTCATCGACGCTTCCCCGTTCCTCGGCGATGTCTCAGATATCACGGACGGCATCCGCGGCATCAGCCAGGACCCACAGAGCCAGTATCATCTCGACCGCGGCAAGTCGTTGTTCGGAGTCTCGAAGGATTTTCCCGACAATGTGATCCTTGAAGCGGTTCAGACGTGGACCACAGACTTGCCTGACGCATCCGTGGACAACATGATCGACCCGCGCAATTTCCAGCTGAAGATGAAATACAACATCGCAAAGGCGCCGCCGGCGGGTTCGTACATGCCGCGGATCGCAGACGACCGCGTCGGCTACTATCCGAACATCCTCTTGGACTACGAGGCGAACTTGGCGCGCGCGCGACAGTTGCGCTACATCCTGCGCTGGGACGTCCGACCGTCCGATCCAAGCAAGGCGCTGTCGCCGGCGATCCATCCGATGGTCTACTATTTGTCGGACACGATCCCGTTTGAATATCGCCAGCCGATCAAAGATGCGCTGCTGACATGGAACAAGGCCTTCGAAAAAATCGGCATCAGCGGAGCGGTGCAAGTGCGCAACCAACCCACCGATCCGTCGTGGGATCCCGACGACATCAACGTGAACGTCGTCCATTGGCTGACGCAAGCCTACAACGGCGGCTACGCCCAAGCCGGCACGGTCTGGGATCCCCGCACCGGTCAGATACTGAAGACATCGATCGTGATCGATGCCGACCTCGTGCACTTCTCGGGACTGACGATCCAGGACTACGTCGCGCCGACCATCGACGCGGCCACGCCACGCGCGCCGTTCAGCGACGAGCTGCGCTACGGGCAAGAAGCGCGCGCTTCGGCGGCGTTTGGGATGTACGCCCTCGCGGCGATGGGCGCGCCGCTCTCGCAATCGCAGCTGTTGAAGTATGCGCAGGACAGTCTCAAAGCGATCGTCCTCCACGAGTCCGGCCACGAGTGGGGCTTGCAGCACAACTTCATCGCGTCAGAAGCGTATTCCGCAAAGCAGTTGCAGAGCAAAGCGTTCACGTCGCGCTACGGCATCGTGAATTCGGTCATGGAATACACGCCTGTCAACTTGTGGCCGCGCGGCGTGTCGCAGGGGGCGCTCTTCCAGACCGTGCTCGGCCCTTACGATTACTACGCGATCCACTGGGGCTACGCCGCGATCCCGGGCGCAGCGACGCCGCAAGCAGAGGTGCCGACGCTCTCGCAATGGGCGCAAGTCTGGCAGCAGCCGTTCTACCGCTTCGCGATGGATGAAGACGTCCAGTGGGGCAACGGCCACGCGATCGACCCGCGCGTGAATCAGTTCGATCTATCCAATGACAACGTCGGTTGGTGCGGCGCACAGCTCTCCATCGCCGACGATCTCATCGGCAAGATCTCCAAGCGCTTCACGTCGCTCGGCGATACGCACGATGCGCAGCAACAGGCATTTGGCGCGGCATGGCGCGTCATCTCGCGCTGCGTCTCGTTTGCAAACCACTACGTCGCCGGCGAGTACGTCTCGCGAGCGCACATCGGCGACCCCGGAGCGCCGCTGCCGTTGACCGCTGTCTCACGCTCGGATGCGCGCCGCGCGTTTGACCTGCTCGATCGCCGGCTTCTCGGTGCGAACGCTTTCTCGTACCCGGCACAGACGCTGCGGCAGATGGTCTACACGGAATGGGTGACGGACTTCCCCCAGCCGCTGTGGGCGTACAACCCTCCGCTGCGCCACGACGTGCCGGTCGCGACGCTTGCGGAATCGCTGCAAGCGGCGACACTGTCGCGGTTGTTCCAACCGACGATGCTGCAGCGGCTCGACGACCTGTCGCTGAAATATCCGGCGGGTTCCACGATGAGCCTGGCCGATCTCTTCGCGTGGACGCAAGCGTCCGTATTCGGGGATCTGCGTTCGAACGGCGCACCGAGCGAGATCCATCGCAGCGTCCAGCAATGGTACGCGCATCTGCTCGCGGGGCTTGTTCTCTCACCCGGTGCGGGAACTCCCTACGACGCGCAGTCCCTTGCGCGCGCCGAACTCGTGGATCTCCAGTCAGAGCTGAATGCGGCGCGGTCGCGCGGCGGCCACGACGCGATGACTGCCGCGCACCTCGCGAGTTTGCAAGTGCTGGTCGATCGAACGCTCAACGCGCAGATCGCGCTGCCTGCCCCCGGCTGA
- a CDS encoding AraC family transcriptional regulator, producing MEERRWVRAAGTSEMEFYQRASSKDRSWAGFECALYDTSGGLVEVPAALSYHVSMHVGAPVFASCRCDGPIHKRLQTAGDIDIVPFGCAAAWEDDGPTSMLSMRLSPALVRSVADSMGLNPDRLYIEPQLQIKDPKLQHLGWAVKAELEAIDPFGRLYAESLGTALAVHMLRRYAPRIELPAGRGLSKRQLNRILEYIHDHLGSDLSLAELSEVIGVSASHLKAQFKESTGTPVHQYIVQRRVNYAVELLSGGKRRLSEVALQAGFADQSHMARCMRRVIGMTPSGVIARHS from the coding sequence ATGGAAGAGCGGCGCTGGGTCCGGGCGGCAGGCACGAGCGAGATGGAGTTCTACCAGCGCGCTTCGAGCAAGGACCGTTCGTGGGCTGGCTTCGAGTGCGCGCTGTACGACACGTCAGGGGGTCTCGTCGAAGTTCCGGCCGCGCTGTCGTATCACGTGAGCATGCACGTCGGAGCGCCTGTTTTCGCTTCGTGCCGCTGCGATGGTCCGATACACAAACGCTTGCAGACCGCCGGCGACATCGACATCGTGCCGTTCGGCTGCGCTGCCGCATGGGAAGACGACGGTCCGACGTCGATGCTGAGCATGCGGCTCTCGCCGGCACTCGTGCGGTCGGTCGCTGATTCTATGGGTTTGAATCCCGACCGGCTCTACATCGAGCCGCAGTTGCAGATCAAAGATCCGAAACTGCAACACCTCGGGTGGGCGGTCAAAGCAGAACTGGAGGCGATCGATCCGTTCGGCCGGCTCTATGCCGAAAGTCTCGGCACCGCGCTTGCCGTGCACATGTTGCGTCGTTACGCGCCAAGGATCGAGCTGCCGGCAGGACGCGGCCTGTCGAAGAGACAGCTGAACCGCATACTTGAATACATTCACGATCACCTCGGTTCCGATCTTTCACTCGCCGAGCTTTCGGAGGTCATCGGCGTCAGCGCATCGCACCTTAAAGCGCAGTTCAAAGAGAGTACCGGAACGCCCGTGCACCAATACATCGTCCAACGCCGGGTCAACTATGCCGTGGAACTGCTGTCGGGCGGCAAGCGCCGGCTTAGCGAGGTCGCGTTGCAGGCTGGATTCGCAGATCAGAGCCATATGGCGCGCTGCATGCGCCGCGTCATCGGCATGACGCCTTCAGGCGTCATCGCTCGTCACTCGTGA